The Streptomyces halobius genomic interval GGGCCCGCCCGGACTGAGAGGACCAGTCCGGGCGGGCCCGCAACACCCCAAGGCCCCCGGCGTTTTGATGACGGCGCCGGGCGCGCCCCTCGCGGTCTGAAGTAAGCCACGAGGGGCGCAACTCAAAGGGCCGTCCGGGATCCTTCCACTCCGTTCCCGGGCGGCCCGGACTATCGCTACGGTGAGTGCATGAACAGTCACGAAGGTGATCACATCACGCGGATTCTTAAGGCTGTTGCGAAGGGGCGAGACGGTCAGACCGTTCTGTGTGATCGCTGTAAGCGGCCCCTTCAATTCACGGCGCGAGAGCGCACTGCAAGTGGCGGACAACAATCAATCGTCGCCGTGAACAGCCATTGTCCAAACCCCCGATGCTCCGATGTGGGGGACCTGCACCAGCGACCAGAGGAGTAACCCATGGCGTGCCTTAGCCTCCTTGATCCCACAGAGACAGAGCGCGATCACAACACCGTTCCATCGATGGGAGGAGCGTGTCCGGTGTGTGGTTCAAGCAACACCTACAACGAAATGGACGAAAACGGTCAAACGTGGGTGGTGTGCTTGGAACCGGGCTGTGGTGCGCGTAGCCAGTGAGCACGTTGGCGGCCGGGGGCCCTCCCTGCGCCTGAGCGGCGAGTAGAGCCCCAAACGGCCCCGCCCTGGCCTTCCCCACGGCGGTAGCCCCCACAGATCGAAGCCCTTCGGCATCCATGCCGGGGGCTTCGTCATTAGCGCCCTGCCCTTGTGGGGCGGGATGGGCGTCGGCTCCGCCGCGAACGGAGCCCCGGGCCGGCCTGGCACCACCGGGGACGCGCAATGGTGCCGAGGCGGGGGCGGAACTGTGGACCCCACGGCGAGCCCGACGTGGCTCGATAGGGGACCTAAGCCGCCCCCGCTCTCAACCCCTCGTAGCCCAACGATAGAGGCTGGCCCACTTAAAAGGGCTGATCAGTGCGGGTCCGAATCCCGTCGAGGGGACGGGCGCCTCCCGGAGAGGGGAGGCGCATCTCATGGAGAGGAAGCCGATCATGCAACTGAAGGACGCGACATGACAGAGTTCGACAGGGATAGGCCGAAGGCCGACGAAATGATCCCCGAGAATGACCCAATGCCTCTGCCCAGCGAGTCAGGGATCTACGAGGTCACGCCCGGGATGGCCAGCTCATGGTTCTCCTTCCGGGCCACCCACCCGAAGCTGCGCTCGTTCAGCAAGAGCACCGCAGCTCGGTATCAGGCCGACATGGAGGCGGGGCGGTGGCGCGAGGCCACCCCTGAAGGTCTCATCTTCGACACCTCGGGCTACGTCATCTCGGCGCAGCACCGGCTCCGGGCGCAAGCCAACGCGGGCGTCACGCTGAAGTGGCGCATCTTCGTGAACGAGCCCCGCGACATCGCTCCGTACCTGGAACAGGCCCGGCGACGGACCGCTGGTGACCTGATTCAGGTCAAGTACCGCACGCAGCTCGGCGCTGGCGCCCGGCACCTGGCCGCGCTCGCCGACGGCGACCGCTGGGGCCTGCCCCGCTACAACAAGGTCTCCGTGGTCGAGGTGGTGGATACCTACGAAAAGTGGCCCGAGCTGGGCTGGTTCATCGCCGACGTCGCAAGGGTCCAGACCGACGCCGGCGTCCCGGCCGGGCCGCACGCAGCTGTGCTCGCGCAGGCGGCCCGCACCGGACATCGAGACAAGATCCCGGAGTGGCTGCGAGGAATCAGGACCGGCGAGAACCTGAGCGGCGGGGACCCGCGGCTTCATCTCGCACGACGGTTCCGTAACGGCCTTCAGAGCCTGAGCCAGGTCAACAAGCGGGACTACTCCTACGCCGTGATCGCCAAGGCGTGGAACGACTACACCACCGACGTGTCGATGACCATGCTCACCTTCCGGGTGGGCGAGCCCCTGCCGAAGGTGCAGGGCTTCGACTTCAACCCGCACAGGAAGGAAGCCGCATGACTTCGCTGACCCGATTGCGGTTCTGGCAGAAGAGGGCGGGACAGCTGCTGGACGACCGTCAGGCGGTCGACGACAACATCCTGGTGGCCATCGCCCAAATGAAGAAGGAGGGCTTGTCCAACGCGTCGGTGGCGGGCATGTTCGGCACCTCGCCCTCCGGCATCGCCGCCAAGGCGACCAAGGGTGAGGAGATCATCGTCGAACGGAAGAGCAGGAAGTCCACATAGATACAGTGTGTGATGGATGAGGTAACTCATCCTTTGCGCTGTCCTTACAGTCCACCTGCACGCCCTACTGGCCCGGATTCGGTTATGTTTTGGCAAGTCTTCTCCGCCTGGTAATTGGATCGTGATCCAGGGCGGACACTAGACCTGCTGCTGCCAACCGACTTCGTCATTGAGGGACCCTCACCGTGCCGCCACGAAAGAAGATCGAAATGTCCGACGACGTGCGCGAAGCGTTGGAGGAAGACCTGCTCATGTCCTACAAGGGCGCCCGCAGCGCCTGGGAGGACTTCAAGGTCACGGCGCATCTGGCCAACCGGGCAGGGCTGACCCACCAGGAGATCGCCGACTTGCTGGACGTCGGCAAGACCACAGCAGGAGATTGGTGCCGGGAGGGTGAACAAGCGCGAACTGGCCGCCGTGGCGGCCGTGCTGGGTGATCAGCAGAACGAATGTCGGACGGCTGAAGAGGTCGCCGCACTCGCCATCGAAGCGCTGGACGAGACCAGATCACGCTCCCACCGCCTCGCGGTGGTCGGCCAGATTCGGTTCGGGCCCCAGGAGATGACCCACACGGTCATCCTGGGGCCCTTCTCGTCCCGCGGGGTGCTGGACAACCGAGAGAAGTTCCTCAAGGCCGTACAGGGCGGCACAGCCGCCCGGGACGCAGGCCAGCACTTGGCCTGGGACGCCAAGACCGGCACCGGCACGGGGCGGTTCATGCTCGTGCCGGCGTTCACGAAGCCACGGGACGCCTGGGACTTCTACCGGCCCAGCGGGCACGGCGAGGAGACCAAGCAGCTCACCAGCAAGATGCTGCTGGAGGGCGGGTGGCGCGAGGCCAAAGGCGCCGCGGCCCTCAGGGCCGAGCTGGAGGCATGGCAGCCCGGCCTGTGGGCCGAGCAGCACGCGTACGAGCCAGCATGCGTCTGCGGCGCGGGCGAGCGCACCCTGGCCGCCGCCAAATCACTGAAGGGTAAGCACGGCGTACCCACGGGCCGCTGCCAGCGGCACCCGGATGCCGCATAACCCCCGCCCTTGTGGGGCGGAATGGAGGACCCATGCAGGACGGCAAAGTCATACCGGCCGAGGAGGCTGGCGCCTGGCTCAGGAAGAACAAGCCCGAGATTGATATCAGATGGACCGTCAACGAAGAGCACGACGAGGACACTTACCGCCGTCTGCTGAAACTGCTGTTCTCGCCCCGGCCGGACAGCCGGGCAGCATAATGCCGCCACATGGGCGACCCCGGCGGTGCTACGGCACCCCGGGGGTTGGCCAGTAGCGAAGGAACTGACATGACACAGGCTCTCACGAGCACGCTGCGAGCCGTCGACTACCTTCGAGTGTCGACCGAGCAGCAGAAGCAAGGCTACGGCATCAGCTATAGCGCCAAGAAGACCGCGAAATACATCGAGCGCAAGGGTTGGGCTCACGTCGGCACCTTCAAGGACGAGGGAGTCCAAGGCTCCCTGTCCTGGCAGGAGCGGGAAGACGCCCAGAAGCTGATGAAGCTGGCCCGGCAGGAGCCGAAGCCCTTCGACGTGGTGACAGTCCACGAGACGCGGGCCATCGGCCGCACGGACCGCGCCTTCTATCGCTGGGTATGGGAGCTGCAAGACCTCGGAATCTTTGTCGCCATCGCCGACAAGGACATCGACAACACCACCGAGGATGGCGAAGCCGCCATGCGCGAGGAGGCGAACTACGCCTTCAAGGAGTACACGCGCATCCGGGTACGCACCCAGAACGGCATCCAGGAGAAGGCGGAGGAAGGCGGGCACCCGGGAGGCGCCACGCCGTATGGCTGGCGCATCGAGAACCAGGGCAAGAAGGGCGAGTCCCGCCTGGTCCTCGACACCTGCCCGGCGGACGAGCACTGCACCGCGACCCATGAAACGGACGTGCTCGGACGGGCCTGGCACCTGATCGTGCTGGAGCACAAGAACCGCCGCCAGGCGGCCATGACTCTCAACGCCGAAGGCTTCCGGACTCGCTCGGGGAAGCTCTGGACCGAGGGCAACCTGGGACGCAAGCTTCAGTCTCGGGCCGTTCAGGAGGCCCGCATGATCTACCGCAACCCGGAGACCGCGGGGAAGAGCAACGGCACGAAGCTCGGCATGGACGGCCAGCCAGCCAACGGCCAGACCGTGGTCATCGACCTACCTCGCCTGTTCAGTGAGGCGGAAGTGGCCCGCCTGAACAAGGCCCTGGCCCGCAATTCACGGTCCCGGCGGCCCGCCTCCGAAGGGGGCATCCATCCGCTCTCCAAGCGCGTCTTTGGCGCGTGCGGGAAGTACTACACGGGGCTGGACCGGTGCGACCGGCCGGGCCGGATGTACCGGTGCACAGGGAAGACCGAGGCATACCCCGGCGCCCAAGTGTGCAACTGCTCGCAGGTGGACGCGGATGCGCTCGAAGAGCGCGTCTGGGCGGAGGTGCGCAGCATGCTCGAAGACCCTGATCGCCTGACCCGCATGGCGCATGACTGGCTGGACCTGGCGACCGGCCAGAAGGTCAACCACGCCGAGCGCATCGCCGACCTGGACAAGAAGATCGAGGCTCAGGACGACGCCATTGCCGCGATGATGGTCCTCGCCGCCAAGCAGAGGAAGTCTCCCGAAGCCGTCGCCAAGGCGACGAAGACTCTGGAGGACGAGCGTGAGGAGCTTGTCAGGCTGCGCGCCGAGGCCGCAGCTTGGCAGCAGGAGTCCGAGCTTGCCGAGCGGCGAGCCCACGATCTTCAGGCTTTGGCCGACATGGCGCGGACGCGCATGGCGCACATGACGCCAGAGGAGAAGGCCGAGGTCTGTGACCTGCTCGACCTGAAGGTCACCATGACCGGACCCGTGCCGAAAAAGGTGCGGGCAGACGACACTCTCAGTGCCTGGTTCCGGGAGCGAGGCCGGCCGGTGCCGGTCCTGGATGACGCGGCATGGGAGAAGGTGCGGGGCATCTTCGAGGGCGCCGATGTGCGCAACCGGCGTGATCGCCTGCCGCACCGCATGGTGCTGGAAGCGGTGCTCATGAAGGCCCGTACCGGCCTGCCATGGAAGGAGTTGCCAACCGAGTACGGCAAGACAACCGGGCTGACCACTCGCTACCAGCGCTGGATGGCTTCAGGGCTCTTCGAGGAGGCCATGGAGGCTCTGGTCGACTGCGAGGGCACTCCCCTGCCGAGTCAGTATCCACTGCCTCCACTGGTGGTGGAGGGCAAGATCGATCCCAGGCTCCTCATCCGAGTTCCTGAAGCACCTCAGCAGGCGGTCACGAGCGCTCGGGTGATGTCCCAGGGGAATTCGTGGGTCGCGGTGATGCGGTAGATCCGCAGGAAGTCGCGCTCCGGATCGAGCCGCCGGATCTCCCTCAGCCAGTCATAGCGCCGCACCTGACATCCGTCCCTTCGATCGCCGAAGTCCCGACACTAAGCGCTTCAGCTGCTCTTCAACTAGGTGACCGGCGGCACGGCAGGGCGTCGGCATGGCCGGATTCCCGCCCCCGGGTCGGCTCTCCCGGAGGTCCGCCGCGCCGCCCGGGAGCCCCGCTCCGCCGACGGGCCGCGGCCCCGTAGCGGTCGGTCGTCGTCGGGTCCCGCACGGACAGCGCCTGCTTGACGGGCGCCCCGGTGCGTTCGGCGAGTGAAAGCCGGTCCCGGACCTCGCGCCAAGTACGCGGGCGGTGCCCCGGCCCGTACCGCAGCAGCCGCCGTGGAAGGTCAGTCCGGAGCGCAGCACGGTGCCGAGCGCGCGCCGGCCCGCGACATCCCGCCGCTTGGGGACCGCCGGATCGGCGCCGGCGTTGATCAGCTTGCCCCGGCACTGCGGGCAGCGGCCGCCCTCCGATGACCGCGCGTACGACGTCTTCCTGTACACGACCCGGCAGTCCAGGCATACGAAGTGCACCCGGCTGCTGTAGATACACACGAGCGCAGGGTAGGGCTGGTGACAAGCTCGTCCCGAGCCAATTAAGGTGCGCCGACGTACTCCGGATGGATCGGATGGAGGCCCGTGTGCCCACGACGGAGAGCGCCGACGACGACCAGTTGTTCGTGCTGACGGCGGTGCTGCTCACACCCGCGCAGTTTCCCAGCGTGCTGGGCGATGACTACCCCGAAGTGTGTGCGGGCCTCGGTCTCGAACCGTACGCGGAGGGTTACGGGCTGGTCCTCGGTCAGGACGGCGCCGGCGCGCGCTGGACGGTGGCGACGGAGGACGTGTCACTGGTGGCCTGCGCGATCGCGGCCTGGGACTGTGGAATGGAGTACGACCTCTCGCCCGGGGAGAGCAGCATCGTCGCCGCCCTCCCGGGCTGGCCGCTCGCCCTCGCCGTGTCGGCCCCGGATGTGCCGGCGCCGCACGACCCGGAGCCGCGGGACGGGGATCCGGCGCCGCTCGTGCCACCGGATGCCGGGGAGTGGGGGCCCGCCCAACGGCGGCTCGGCGCGGACGACATTGCGATGCAGTGGGTGGCGTGGCGTGAGCAGGTGGACGACGAGGTCACCTTCGTCGATGCGGGCGAACAGCCGCACCAGGGGGTGCGGCGGGTGCTGGAGGAGGCACGCGGTTATGTGGCCGATCCGCCGCCGCCCGGCCGGGTGCGGTCGTCGTTCGCGGCGGGCGAGGCCCGTACGCTGCGCGTCGACGGGCCGGGGTGGAGCATGGTCGCCCGCACCGACGACATCGCCTTCGTGCTGCTGGACGAGGAGCCCCGCGAGGTGCATCCGGTGGGCCGTGGGCCCGAACTGCCGGGTCTGCTGACGTCGTTGGACAAGCTGGCGGCACGCCCCGTCTGAAGCCTGCGGCGGGCGGCGGCAGCTGCTCGGGCAGCCTTGTCGGAGCAGCTCGGACGGCCATTGTCAGACCCGTGTGACGGACTTGTTCACGATCGCTTGAACACGGCACACGGGAGGCGTTCATGCGGGTGAACGGTGTGGGACAGGACGAGGCGGAGGCTTCGGCGGAGGGGCTCCTGGGCCGGCGAGGATGCGCTTACGGCGTCAGACCGAGGGGGAGTCCCTGGACCTCTTACGGGACCCGGCGACCAGCCGTGCTCTGCGGGCAGACCGCACCCCGGCCGCAGCTCTCCGTCCGGCGGCCCCCGGCTTCATCGGGCAGGCACGACGCCCCGGGCCCCCGCGCGCGGCGGGGGCCCCGCGGATTCAGCGGCCGATCTGCTTGCGGCTGGCCCGGCGCAGCCGGCGTCGTTGGGAGGGGTCGAGCGTCAGATACGCGACGGCCGGGACCCCGACCATGACCAATACGGCCGCCCAGAAAGGCAGCAGCCACAGCAGGATCACTCCCACCGCGACGCCGCCGATCGCGACCTTCGCCTGTGTGGACATCCTTCACGCCCCTTCCGCGGCGGATGCCGCGCTCTGTGTATTCCATTGAACGCTGTCTTCGCGCCCCAGGTTCCCTCGGGGGGCCTCGACTTCCCGCGTCTTCCTGTATCCTCGGCGCTCCAGGCGTCAGTAGTCAAACTTGAGGAGTCCTCGGCCCAGTGGCTTTTCTCCCCGCGGCCCCGTCCGCTCACCTCTCCGAGCTCTCCCGCTGCGCAGCGGTTTTCCTGCCGTCGGATCCGCCACGAGCCGGGCGGGTCGCGTTCTGGCGCCCCGATGGTGAGCCCGTCCCGGGCGCGACCGGCGGGGGCGGAGCCGCGCCGGACGGTCCTGTGCCGGACGGGCCTCTGCCGGATTCGCCGGCTCCGGACTCCTCGGTTCCGCGCTCATCGGTTCCGTACCCGCCGAGCCCGGACGCGCTGCCGACAGTGGGTGACCTGCCCGTCGCCGTGCCCGACGAGGACGGCGAGATCTCCGTCTGCCCCGTACCCGCCGTGATCCTGCCCGTCTCCGACGCGGTGCCCGTCCTCACCCGTGCGCGGGCCGCCCGTGACGCCGATCCGGCGGCGGCCTTCTGGGGCGCCGCGTCCGTGCTGGCGCTGCAGCTCGCCGCCCGGGGCCGGCTGCTGCCCGGTCTGTCCCCGGCCGATCATGATGCCTGGCGCATGGGCCCGCTCGACCCGAGCGACATCGAGCGGCTGCGCGACCTCGCCGCCGCGATGCCGCCCTACGCGCACGCCACCCCGCTCCCCGGCGCCGACCCGCTGGAACTGCCCGAGCCCGAGCGCCATGTACGGGCGTTCCTCGACGCGGTGGCCGACGGGCTGCCCCGCTCCCCCGCCGCGGCGCTGGCCACCGGCGCGCCCCCCTTCGCGGCGGCCGCCCCGCAGCGCATCCCGGAACAACGCGCCTGGGCCGCGGATGTCGCCGCGGGGCATGACGCGGGCGTACGGATCTCGCTGCGCGTGGAAGTGCACGGGGCGGACGGGCCGAGCGGCCCGGACGGACTGCCGGACGCGGGCGGCTCCCAAGCCGCCTCCGACGGCACGGCCGCCCGCAACGGAACCATCGATCCCTACGGCACCGCCGAAGCGGACAGCACGGCAGCCGAGGCCGCCGCGCCTGCCACACCCATCTCCCCTGCCCCTCCCATCTCCCCCACCTCTCCCGACTCCCCCATCACCTTCACCGCCGTCCTCCAGCTGCACAGCCTCACCGATCCGACGCTGGTCGCCGATGTCGCCGAGGTATGGGCCGGGACGTCACCCGCGGGGCAGGCGTTCGGCCCCCGGGCGCGGATGGACACGCTGCTGACGCTCCGGCGGGCCGCCGCGGCCTGGGCGCCGCTCACCCCGCTGCTGTCCGCGGCGGTGCCGGACGCGCTGGAACTCGCCGACGAGGAGATCGCCGAACTGCTCGGCCCGGCCTCCCGGGCTCTGGCCGCCGCGGGCGTCCACGTCCACTGGCCCAAGGAGCTGGCGCGCAAGCTGACCAGCCGGGCCGTCGTCGGACCGCCCGACCCGATGGACGGAACGGAGTCCGGGCTGCCGTCGCTGCTGTCCGCGGACGCGCTGCTCTCGTTCAGCTGGCGGTTCGCGGTGGGCGACGAGGAGATCGACCGGGCGGAGCTGGACCGGCTGGCCGAGTCCGGCCGACCGCTGGTGCGACTGCGTGACCAGTGGGTGCTGGTCGATCCGGAGGCGTTGCGCGCCGCCCGGGACCGCCAGGACCGTAAGATCACGCCGGTCGACGCGCTGAGCGCCGCGCTCACCGGCACGGTCGAGGACGACGACGGCCAACGGGCGGAGGTACAGGCCTCCGGCTGGCTGGCCCGGCTCCGGGACC includes:
- a CDS encoding helix-turn-helix domain-containing protein; its protein translation is MSDDVREALEEDLLMSYKGARSAWEDFKVTAHLANRAGLTHQEIADLLDVGKTTAGDWCREGEQARTGRRGGRAG
- a CDS encoding recombinase family protein — translated: MTQALTSTLRAVDYLRVSTEQQKQGYGISYSAKKTAKYIERKGWAHVGTFKDEGVQGSLSWQEREDAQKLMKLARQEPKPFDVVTVHETRAIGRTDRAFYRWVWELQDLGIFVAIADKDIDNTTEDGEAAMREEANYAFKEYTRIRVRTQNGIQEKAEEGGHPGGATPYGWRIENQGKKGESRLVLDTCPADEHCTATHETDVLGRAWHLIVLEHKNRRQAAMTLNAEGFRTRSGKLWTEGNLGRKLQSRAVQEARMIYRNPETAGKSNGTKLGMDGQPANGQTVVIDLPRLFSEAEVARLNKALARNSRSRRPASEGGIHPLSKRVFGACGKYYTGLDRCDRPGRMYRCTGKTEAYPGAQVCNCSQVDADALEERVWAEVRSMLEDPDRLTRMAHDWLDLATGQKVNHAERIADLDKKIEAQDDAIAAMMVLAAKQRKSPEAVAKATKTLEDEREELVRLRAEAAAWQQESELAERRAHDLQALADMARTRMAHMTPEEKAEVCDLLDLKVTMTGPVPKKVRADDTLSAWFRERGRPVPVLDDAAWEKVRGIFEGADVRNRRDRLPHRMVLEAVLMKARTGLPWKELPTEYGKTTGLTTRYQRWMASGLFEEAMEALVDCEGTPLPSQYPLPPLVVEGKIDPRLLIRVPEAPQQAVTSARVMSQGNSWVAVMR
- a CDS encoding DEAD/DEAH box helicase, whose product is MAFLPAAPSAHLSELSRCAAVFLPSDPPRAGRVAFWRPDGEPVPGATGGGGAAPDGPVPDGPLPDSPAPDSSVPRSSVPYPPSPDALPTVGDLPVAVPDEDGEISVCPVPAVILPVSDAVPVLTRARAARDADPAAAFWGAASVLALQLAARGRLLPGLSPADHDAWRMGPLDPSDIERLRDLAAAMPPYAHATPLPGADPLELPEPERHVRAFLDAVADGLPRSPAAALATGAPPFAAAAPQRIPEQRAWAADVAAGHDAGVRISLRVEVHGADGPSGPDGLPDAGGSQAASDGTAARNGTIDPYGTAEADSTAAEAAAPATPISPAPPISPTSPDSPITFTAVLQLHSLTDPTLVADVAEVWAGTSPAGQAFGPRARMDTLLTLRRAAAAWAPLTPLLSAAVPDALELADEEIAELLGPASRALAAAGVHVHWPKELARKLTSRAVVGPPDPMDGTESGLPSLLSADALLSFSWRFAVGDEEIDRAELDRLAESGRPLVRLRDQWVLVDPEALRAARDRQDRKITPVDALSAALTGTVEDDDGQRAEVQASGWLARLRDRLADPEGDREERRDTTSIEQPAALTATLRDYQLRGLNWLHRMTSLGLGGCLADDMGLGKTITLISLHLHRQGDPDSAGPTLVVCPTSLMGNWQREIERFAPGTPVRRFHAGRRSLADVADGAFVLTTYGTMRLDAAKLAEAGWGLVVADEAQHVKNPFSATAEALRTIPAKARVALTGTPVENNLSELWAILDWTTPGLLGPLGRFRSRYAQAIEGGAAASPEAASAAERLTRLVRPFLLRRRKSDPGIAPELPPKTETDRAVALTKEQAGLYEAVVREGLSEISGTDGFARRGLVVKLLTSLKQICNHPAQYLKEGCLEDGPEPTSEGGPGGLPGDQRATPRTSGRSGKVELLDELLDTILAEGASVLVFTQYVQMGRLLEAHLAARGVSTQFLHGGTPVARREDMVRRFQDGEVPVFLLSLKAAGTGLNLTRAAHVVHFDRWWNPAVEAQATDRAYRIGQTQPVQVHRMVTEGTIEDRIAEMLSRKQQLADAVLGSGEAALTELTDAELADLVALRGSER